One Thermus hydrothermalis genomic region harbors:
- a CDS encoding Mur ligase family protein, protein MILVFGLGRSGLGVLRFLKARGLPARFYDDRPKEAEVETALALGFSPDFGLKGRYAQVVAAPGVPLDHPHLKRLREEGAEVMGEAELAYRLSPTPIVGITGTAGKTSTTLFTAHLLRGQGLRALEGGNVDPPLVSVVDEAEVAVAELSSFQLERVSTFRPRVAVLLNLGVDHLDRHGSLEAYHAAKLNLLKNLTQEDALVYNAQDPKVRQAAEKSPARLYPFDPAEDPRESNLRAALAATRAYLDLLGKLLDEKALGESLRTLPHAPHRFQTFARKGKVVFIDDSIATRTPSVAAALRAAPAPIAWILGGEDKGADLGPLKPLLSRVRVILALGRDGPQMAQALGGGTEVVVIGEKDGYKAMRQAVAEALARLEEGSVLLAPLAASFDQFKDYKDRAQAFREAVFALGGEPWTPSSS, encoded by the coding sequence AAACCGCCTTGGCCCTGGGGTTTTCCCCCGACTTCGGCCTGAAGGGCCGCTACGCCCAGGTGGTGGCCGCCCCCGGGGTACCCCTGGACCACCCCCACCTAAAGCGGTTACGGGAGGAAGGGGCCGAGGTGATGGGCGAGGCGGAGCTCGCCTACCGCCTAAGCCCCACCCCCATCGTGGGCATCACGGGCACCGCCGGGAAGACCTCCACCACCCTCTTCACCGCCCACCTCCTTAGGGGGCAAGGGCTAAGGGCCCTGGAGGGGGGCAACGTGGACCCCCCCCTGGTGAGCGTGGTGGACGAGGCGGAGGTGGCGGTGGCGGAGCTTTCCAGTTTCCAACTGGAACGGGTTTCCACCTTCCGCCCCCGGGTGGCGGTCCTCCTTAACCTGGGCGTGGACCACCTGGACCGGCACGGGAGCCTCGAGGCCTACCACGCCGCCAAGCTCAACCTCCTCAAGAACCTCACCCAAGAGGACGCCCTGGTCTACAACGCCCAAGACCCCAAGGTGCGGCAGGCGGCGGAGAAAAGCCCTGCCCGCCTCTACCCCTTTGACCCGGCGGAAGACCCCCGGGAGAGCAACCTAAGGGCGGCCCTGGCCGCCACCCGGGCCTACCTGGACCTCCTTGGAAAGCTCCTAGACGAAAAGGCCCTGGGGGAAAGCCTCCGCACCCTGCCCCACGCCCCCCACCGCTTCCAGACCTTTGCCCGGAAGGGCAAGGTGGTCTTTATTGACGACTCCATCGCCACCCGTACCCCCTCTGTGGCCGCCGCCCTCAGGGCCGCCCCCGCCCCCATCGCCTGGATTCTGGGCGGGGAGGACAAGGGCGCGGACCTCGGCCCCCTAAAGCCCCTCCTCTCCCGGGTGCGGGTCATCCTGGCCCTGGGCCGGGATGGCCCGCAGATGGCCCAAGCCCTGGGCGGCGGCACGGAGGTGGTGGTCATCGGGGAAAAGGACGGGTATAAGGCCATGCGGCAGGCCGTGGCCGAGGCCCTGGCCCGGCTGGAGGAAGGGAGCGTCCTCCTCGCCCCCTTAGCCGCCAGCTTTGACCAGTTCAAGGACTACAAGGACCGCGCCCAGGCTTTCCGGGAGGCGGTCTTCGCCCTGGGAGGTGAGCCGTGGACCCCGTCTTCCTCCTAA
- a CDS encoding FtsW/RodA/SpoVE family cell cycle protein: MDPVFLLSGLLLMAFGLLGVGVAEPDLLQGHLLRVGLALAAMLLGLLLPPERLLRHALLLLALTLGLLLLVLFLGDGPGGVRRWFYLGPVAFQPSELAKVALVFYLASFVGRKGSDTPILGAAILSGATAGLVLVEPDFATALFLVTLAALLFILAGVPWRRLFMVGLAGLLTVAPFSGYYLNRFRYVSERFTNFLDYLQGEAHPAHTAYQVLQAQKAILLAGPLGQGPGGRLPHLPEAHNDMVFASVVFATGWLGGLVVLFLYLLLFLRGIALALALKGPLSLLALGLTLYLTLQAAINIGVTVGFLPVTGVPLPFVSYGGSSLLVSGFALGVLLRLAKEAKGKGVEAWSS; encoded by the coding sequence GTGGACCCCGTCTTCCTCCTAAGCGGCCTTCTCCTCATGGCCTTTGGCCTTTTGGGCGTGGGGGTGGCGGAGCCCGACCTCCTCCAAGGCCACCTCCTGCGGGTGGGCTTAGCGCTCGCCGCCATGCTCCTTGGGCTCCTCTTACCCCCGGAAAGGCTTCTCCGCCACGCCCTTTTGCTCCTCGCCCTCACCCTAGGGCTTCTCCTTCTGGTCCTCTTCCTGGGGGATGGGCCTGGGGGGGTAAGGCGCTGGTTCTACCTGGGCCCCGTGGCCTTCCAGCCCTCGGAGCTGGCCAAGGTGGCCTTGGTGTTTTACCTCGCCTCCTTCGTGGGGCGGAAGGGGAGCGATACCCCCATCCTGGGGGCCGCCATCCTCTCGGGGGCTACCGCGGGCTTGGTTCTGGTGGAACCGGACTTCGCCACCGCCCTCTTCCTCGTCACCCTGGCCGCCCTACTCTTCATCCTGGCGGGGGTGCCCTGGCGGAGGCTTTTCATGGTGGGGCTCGCCGGGCTCCTCACCGTGGCCCCCTTTTCCGGCTACTACCTGAACCGCTTCCGGTATGTTTCCGAGCGCTTCACGAACTTCCTGGACTACCTGCAAGGGGAAGCTCACCCCGCCCACACCGCCTACCAGGTCCTGCAGGCGCAAAAGGCCATCCTCTTGGCGGGGCCCTTGGGGCAGGGCCCCGGGGGGAGGCTGCCCCACCTTCCCGAGGCCCACAACGATATGGTCTTCGCCAGCGTGGTCTTCGCCACGGGGTGGCTTGGGGGGTTGGTGGTCCTCTTCCTCTACCTCCTCCTTTTCCTGCGGGGGATTGCCCTGGCCCTCGCCCTAAAAGGGCCCCTAAGCCTCCTCGCCTTGGGCCTCACCCTCTACCTCACCCTGCAAGCGGCCATCAACATCGGGGTTACCGTGGGCTTTCTGCCCGTGACGGGGGTACCCCTGCCCTTCGTGTCCTATGGGGGGAGCTCCCTCCTCGTTTCCGGTTTCGCCCTAGGGGTGCTCCTGCGCCTGGCCAAAGAGGCCAAGGGAAAGGGGGTGGAAGCGTGGTCCTCCTGA
- a CDS encoding UDP-N-acetylglucosamine--N-acetylmuramyl-(pentapeptide) pyrophosphoryl-undecaprenol N-acetylglucosamine transferase, producing the protein MVLLTGGGTGGHLFPALALAEELRRRGHAVFYLGSEEGLEARLLPQTSIPHALIPAGKLDRSALRPKEGLKLFLGLWAARQVLKAHPPKAVLSTGGYAGFPGAFLAGLKGIPLLLHEQNAKLGLAIRALSPWAKGLALSVPTGLPPWLAKKARVLGYPVREVRYPQGEAKARLGFDPKKPLLLVLGGSQGSLELNEKLPPLLKPLGLPVLHQVGERWVERYRFLEAQDYRIAGFVDTPLAMSAADLLLSRAGAGTLAEAAFHRLPALLFPLPPSLDGGAQAANARAYQKAGAAELGDYGRLAHQVMGVLERREAYQGGMARLSPEGAAGRIADWLEAFL; encoded by the coding sequence GTGGTCCTCCTGACCGGGGGCGGCACGGGGGGGCACCTCTTCCCCGCCTTGGCCTTGGCGGAGGAGCTCAGGAGGCGGGGGCATGCCGTCTTCTACCTGGGAAGCGAGGAGGGCCTCGAGGCCCGCCTCCTCCCGCAAACCTCCATCCCCCACGCCCTCATCCCCGCGGGGAAACTGGACCGGAGCGCCCTGAGGCCCAAGGAAGGCCTGAAGCTCTTCCTTGGGCTTTGGGCCGCCCGGCAGGTCCTCAAGGCGCACCCCCCCAAGGCCGTCCTCTCCACCGGGGGGTACGCCGGCTTCCCTGGGGCCTTCCTGGCGGGGCTCAAGGGCATTCCCCTCCTCCTCCATGAGCAGAACGCCAAGCTGGGCCTGGCCATAAGGGCCCTTTCCCCCTGGGCCAAGGGCCTCGCCCTAAGCGTCCCCACGGGCCTTCCCCCTTGGCTCGCCAAGAAGGCCCGGGTCCTCGGCTACCCCGTGCGGGAGGTGCGCTACCCCCAAGGGGAAGCCAAGGCCCGCCTGGGCTTTGACCCCAAAAAGCCCCTCCTCCTCGTCCTGGGGGGGAGCCAGGGGAGCCTGGAGCTAAACGAGAAGCTTCCCCCCCTCCTAAAACCCTTGGGCCTCCCCGTGCTCCACCAGGTGGGGGAGCGGTGGGTGGAGCGCTACCGCTTCCTGGAGGCCCAGGACTACCGCATCGCCGGCTTCGTGGATACCCCTTTGGCCATGAGCGCCGCCGACCTCCTCCTCTCCCGGGCGGGGGCGGGCACCTTGGCGGAGGCCGCCTTCCACCGCCTGCCCGCCCTCCTCTTCCCCCTTCCCCCAAGCCTGGACGGGGGGGCGCAGGCGGCCAACGCCCGGGCCTACCAGAAGGCGGGGGCGGCGGAGCTTGGGGATTACGGAAGGCTGGCCCACCAGGTGATGGGCGTCCTGGAAAGGCGGGAAGCCTACCAAGGGGGCATGGCCCGCCTCTCCCCCGAAGGGGCGGCGGGCCGCATCGCGGACTGGCTGGAGGCGTTCTTATGA